Within the Nocardioides aurantiacus genome, the region CCCAGGACCCGGGGCCGCTGCCCTACCAGCGTGGCGAGTTCGACACCGACGTCGAGTGGCTGCTGCGCACCGTCGGCCTCGGCTGAGCCCGCTCCGCCCGAGGCTCAGTCCTCGACCTGCGTGACGCGGTAGCGCCGGTCCAGCTCGACGGTGACGTCGTCGTCGTTGCCGCGCTCGACCTCGACCTCGTAGGCGTGGTCCTCGTCGCGGTCGGCGTACGTCGCCTCGGTGACCCGGCCGCCGCCGACCTCGGCCAGCGCGGCCCGGGTGGCCTGGCGGCGTACGTCGCCCCGCAGCGGGGTGTCGTCGTCGACCCGCCCGGAGCCGGCCCGCGGGCCGGAGTCGTCACCGGACTCGTCGCTGGAGTCGTCGGTGGAGTCCTCGCTGGAGTCGTCGCCGGGGCTGGGGCTGGGCGTGGTCGACGGGTCCCCGCCGGCCGGTGCGAGGTCCTCGTCGAGCCCGGCCTGGTCGAGGACCTCGTAGGAGTCGTCGAGCTCGACGTCCACGTCCTGGCCCTCCTCGGTCTCCACCTCCACCTCGAAGGCGTAGCGGTCGTCCTCGTCCCCGACGCTGACGTCGGTCACGCGCCCCGACCCGACCGCGGCCAGCGCGGCGTCCTCGGCCTCGCGGCGCTCGTCGTCCGAGGGAGCGGGGTCGCCGCCGCAGCCGGTGAGGACCAGGGCGGCGAGGGCGGCGGCAGCGGTCGCGCGGAGGGTCGTCGTCATGGCGACGATGCTGGCGAGCAGCGGTGAGCCGTTCGTGAGGACCCGATGAGAGGGCTCTCATCCACCGGGACGCCGTGCTGGTCGTCGGTCGGGCGCGGACGTGCGAGACGCCCCGGGCCGGTGGCCGCGGGGCGTCTCCTCG harbors:
- a CDS encoding PepSY domain-containing protein encodes the protein MTTTLRATAAAALAALVLTGCGGDPAPSDDERREAEDAALAAVGSGRVTDVSVGDEDDRYAFEVEVETEEGQDVDVELDDSYEVLDQAGLDEDLAPAGGDPSTTPSPSPGDDSSEDSTDDSSDESGDDSGPRAGSGRVDDDTPLRGDVRRQATRAALAEVGGGRVTEATYADRDEDHAYEVEVERGNDDDVTVELDRRYRVTQVED